In Lathyrus oleraceus cultivar Zhongwan6 unplaced genomic scaffold, CAAS_Psat_ZW6_1.0 chrUn0241, whole genome shotgun sequence, a single window of DNA contains:
- the LOC127112998 gene encoding uncharacterized protein LOC127112998, with the protein MARGLWPMAYGALGPVEKSRIVGNAPRLWSPLTFVGIEVHAKIGVQIHCVGQVIVLPASRPMARGLWPMAYGALGPVEKSRIVGNAPRLWSPLTFVGIEVHAKIGVQIHCVGQVIVLPASRPMARGLWPMAYGARVSVEKSRIVRNAPKLLSPSTFVGIDVHAKFGIQIRCVGQGFVVPASRPMARGLWPMEHAFRSKDRGLFGMLRNF; encoded by the coding sequence gtccggtcgaaaaatcgaggattgttggaaatgctccgagactttggagtcccttaacatttgttggaatagaagtccatgcaaaaattggggtacaaattcattgtgtaggccaagttattgtccttcccgcctctcgtcccatggcacgtggcctatggcctatggcctatggagcactaggtccggtcgaaaaatcgaggattgttggaaatgctccgagactttggagtcccttaacatttgttggaatagaagtccatgcaaaaattggggtacaaattcattgtgtaggccaagttattgtccttcccgcctctcgtcccatggcacgtggcctatggcctatggcctatggagcacgcgtttcggtcgaaaaatcgaggattgttcgaaatgctccgaaacttctaagtccctcaacatttgttggtatagatgtccatgcaaaatttgggattcaaattcgttgtgtaggccaaggTTTTGTcgttcccgcctctcgtcccatggcacgtggcctatggcctatggagcacgcgtttcggtcaaaagatcgaggattgttcggaatgctccgaaacttctaa